One window from the genome of Lolium rigidum isolate FL_2022 unplaced genomic scaffold, APGP_CSIRO_Lrig_0.1 contig_42955_1, whole genome shotgun sequence encodes:
- the LOC124681458 gene encoding tetraspanin-10-like, translating to MGSSTSTFVIRWINFFTMMLAILVVGFGFWMSTHNDECRRSLTIPVMALGGVIFLMSLAGFVGAWKNISCLLWTYLTMLFVVLVAIMVFTVLAFIITNTGSGHAVPGARYKEYRLQDYSSWFIKQLNDTEKWTHLRSCLVKSDDCSSLSKRYKTLKQYKLADLTPIESGCCRPPAECGYPALNASNFDLSFHPVSANVDCKLYKNDKSLRCYDCNSCKAGVAQYMKTEWRVVAIFNVILFVILSLVYFVGCCARRHAGGSDSKLPGR from the exons ATGGGCAGCAGCACCAGCACCTTCGTCATCAGGTGGATCAACTTCTTCACCATG ATGCTGGCGATACTGGTGGTGGGTTTTGGGTTCTGGATGAGCACCCACAACGACGAGTGCAGACGGTCCCTCACCATCCCTGTCATGGCTCTCGGAGGAGTCATTTTTCTCAT GTCGCTTGCAGGATTCGTGGGTGCTTGGAAGAACATTTCGTGCTTGCTTTGGACA TATCTAACAATGCTGTTCGTGGTCCTGGTGGCAATCATGGTGTTCACTGTGCTTGC GTTTATCATTACAAATACTGGATCTGGACATGCTGTTCCTGGGGCCAG ATATAAAGAGTATCGTCTTCAGGACTATAGCTCTTGGTTCATCAAACAG cTCAATGACACTGAAAAATGGACCCATCTTAGAAGTTGCCTTGTGAAATCGGATGATTGCAGTAGCCTGTCAAAAAGATACAAG ACTCTGAAACAATACAAGCTTGCTGATCTGACTCCCATCGAATCTGGCTGTTGCCGCCCACCGGCTGA GTGTGGATATCCAGCTTTGAATGCTTCCAACTTTGATCTGAGCTTCCATCCAGTGAGCGCAAACGTCGACTGCAAACTGTACAAAAATGACAAGTCCCTAAGGTGCTATGACTGCAATTCTTGCAA AGCTGGCGTAGCACAATATATGAAAACAGAGTGGCGGGTGGTTGCCATCTTCAATGTGATATTGTTTGTTATTCTG TCATTGGTGTACTTTGTTGGGTGCTGCGCGCGTCGACATGCTGGAGGTAGCGATTCTAAACTTCCTGGAAGATGA